TCGAGGCGCGTTCGGGCGACAATCCGATCGCGATCCAGATGAAATATTACTGAGCCCACGGGATCGGGGGCGGCAGCGGGGGTCAGCCAGCCGCCCGCACCTCCGCGCGCGCCGGTGCGATCAGCCCCATGGCCCGGCCCACCTCGGCGAACAGCGACAAGGCGTGGTCGATCTGGTCGGGCGTGTGCGCGGCACCGACGCTCGAGCGCAGCAGTGCCAAGCCCTTGGGCGTCGCCGGCGGCAGGCTCACGTTGGTATAGAGGCCCGCGTCCAGCAGGCGCGACCAAAAGGCGAAGGCGGTCTCAGGGTCCGGCATGATTGCGGAGACGACCGGGTTCGGCTCGGGCCCGAGATTGAAGCCCAGGTCGGCCAGCCCGTAATAGAACTGCCGGGCATTGTCCATCAGCCGCTCGCGCAGGATCGGGCGTGTGCGCAATTGATGGAGCGCCTCGAGCGCCGCCGCGATCACGCTCGGCGGCAAGGATGCCGTGAACATATAGGGCCGGCTGACGACGCGCAGGATGTCGAAGCCTTCCATGTCGCCGACACAGAAGCCGCCGACGCCGCCCAGGCTCTTGGAGAAGGTCCCGACGATGAAGTCGACGTCGGCCTCGACCGCCTCCGCCTCGGCAAGGCCGCGGCCGGTTTGGCCGAGCACACCCAGCGAATGGGCTTCGTCGACCACCAGATAGGCGCCCCATTCGCGCTTCACCGCAGCGAACTCGCGCAGCGGCGCCGCGTCGCCCAGCATCGAATAGATGCCCTCGACGACGACGATCTTGTCGCCGGGCGTATCGCCCAGGCGACGCAGACGGTTCGCGAGATCGTCCGGGTCATTGTGGCGGAAGCGCGTCACCTGGGCGTGCCCGAGGCGCGATCCATCGTAGATGCTGGCGTGGCAGTCCGCGTCGAGCAGCAAATGGTCGTTCTTGCCGGCGAGTGCCGAAAGCACGCCGACGTTCGCCTGGTAGCCGGTCGAAAACACCATCGCGTGCTTGCGGCCGTAGAAGTCGGCGAGCGCGCGCTCGAGCCGCTTATGGCCGTCGTAGCTGCCGTTCGCGATGCGCGAGCCCGTGGTGCCGGTGCCGAACATCTCCGTCGCCTCGACCGCCCGCGCGATCACCGCGGGATCATAGGTCAGGCCCAGATAGTTGTTCGTTCCAAGCAGCAGGATCTCGCGATCGCCGATTCTCGCCTCGGTCGGCGAGAGCACTCGGTCAAAAGCGACGTTGAAGGGATTGGACTTGGCGCTCTCGAGCCGGTCGTAGGCGGCCCTCAGCGGCGCGAACTTGTGAAAAAGCGACATCGATCAGGCATTGGCCTTCAGGCCGCGCACGGCGAACACAAGATCGCCCAGCGTTTCGATCTCGGCGATCTTGTCGAGCGGCACGGAGATATCGAGTCGGTCTTCGATTTCCATCACGAAATCCATCACCGCGACAGAATCGAGCCCCAGATCGTTGACGATATTCGTCTGATCGGAGAGTTCGACGAGCTTATGCAGCGACGAGCGCAATGTGTCGAATATGATCTGCCGAATATCACCGACCGATGTGTCCATGTGCTCTTCCGTCGGCTCTACGTTTATCACTGCGTGCTCGCGCGAACGGCTTCCGTCTTGCACGTGCCATGGTTTATAAGGGGCTGACATGGGCTTGTCACAAACTTTATGCTGCGTTGCCAATCATAGCGGCCTGACCGGCCGCTTCATGAATGTTTCACAGCGCTCCAAATGGGGGCTTTCTTCGCGCGATCCAGAGGGCAGCCGCTGAATACCTCAGAAACCTCCCGAACGGCTGAATTTTGTAGCATCCGCGATGCCGGCATCGCGAATCGCGCGCGCTGCGCCCTTGTGGTGGAAATAGCAGTCCCCAAAATCCCGATTGCGGCGTAGGCTCCGCAAGCTTCGAATGAACGACCACACGAACCACATGCGAGCCGCCGGCTCACATCCGAGCCGGACCATGTCGCTGGCCAAGCACGCGCGCGTTTCCGACCCCTGCCGCGGGCGGGGCTGCGCGGCTCAGCCGAGCAGGCGTCGGTCCGGCGGCCCGATGTTCACCGGCGGCTCGGCGCTGTGGCCCACTTCTGCATCGGCAGGCGGCGTGCACCTTTGATCATCCATCGTTATCTGATCAGCGAAATCGTCAAGCCGCTGGCCGCCATCCTCGGCATCCTCGCCGCGCTGTTCGCCAGCTATAGCGCGGCAGGTTTCCTGTCGGACGCGGTCAACGGGCTGCTGCCGATCGACATCCTCGCGGAGATGATCGCGCTGAAGGCGCTCATCTCGCTCGAGGTGCTGATCCCGGTCTCGCTGTTCATCGCCGTGGTGCTGGCGTTCGGCAAGCTGAACGGCGACTCCGAGTTCATCGCGATGTTCGCGTTGCAGGTGACGCCCGGCCGGGTGATGCGTTCGGTGCTCATGCTGTCGGGCGGGCTCGCCGTACTTGTGGCCGGGCTGTCGCTGGTCGCGCGGCCCTGGGCCTACGAGGCGCTGCATGAACTCTCCAGGCTGGCCGAACTGACGCTCGACGTCGATGCCATGCAGGCCGGCACCTTCTACGTCGGCCAGAACGGCAGTCGCGTGATCTTCCTCATGCACCGCGACGGACCGGCGTCGCCCGCTCGCGACGTGTTTGTGAAGCGCTGGCATGACGGCTATGCCGAGATCATCCACGCGAAGCTCGGTTATCAGCTGGCGCCGGCCAAGTCGAGCGGCGACCCGCAGATCTTGCTGAGCGACGCCCACATCTATGAACTTGGCACCGAAGAGCGGCAGACCGACCGGACGATGACGGCGTCGAGCATCATCGTGGACCCGAATCGGCATGACCCGGCGCCGCCCGAGTACAGCTCCGTCGCCGCCAGCAGCCGGGACCTCGCGGCATCCGCCGAGCCAAGGGACATCGCCGAGCTGCAGTGGCGGTTCTCGACGCCGCTCTCGACGCTGCTCCTCGCCATGCTGGGGATCCCGCTCAGCCGGGTGAAGCCGCGGCAAAGCAAGTACGAGAAATTCGGCACGGCGATCCTGCTCTATTCTGGCTACTACCTCATCTGCACCTCGGCCAGGACTTGGGTCCAGCACGGTGTCGTGCCCGCGTTCCCCGGCATCTGGTGGGCGCCAGGGATGCTGGCGCTGGTCCTGCTCGCCCTAACCTTCGCGCCCGGCATGGGGCTGCGGCTCCGACGCCGATGGGCGTGATGCTGGACATATCCAAGCGGGAGATATCGAGGCTGGCTGCACGGCTCGAGCCGGTGTGGTCGGCCCTGGCGACGCCGCTCGATCGCTATATCGCGACGGCCGCCTTCAGGGCTTTCATCCTTGTGGCAGGCGCCTTGACCGCCTTGTTCAGTCTGCTCGAATTCGTCGAGCAGCTCGCCTCCGTCGGCGAAGGCCGCTACAGCCTGCTCGACGCGTTCATCTACGTGCTGCTCACCGCCCCGTCCCGGGTGCTGCAGGTGACGCCGGTTTCGATGCTGATCGGCTGCCTGCTGGCATTGGGCGCGTTTGGCCGGAACTCGGAGCTCACGGCTCTGCGCAGCGTCGGCATCTCCGAAAGCCGCATCATCGGGTCGGTACTCAAGCTGGCCGTGCCGATCATCCTGGTGCTGTTCCTGATCGCGGAATTCGTGGTGCCGCCGGCGCAGGAACTCGCACAGACCCAGCGTGCGGCCGCTCTCTCGACGTCGACGACCGACCGCGACTACAGCAGCTTCTGGGCCCAGGGTGAGCATCAATATCTGAACGTGCAGCGGTTCCGCGGCTCCGAGGGAGCCGAGGACATCGACATCTATGCCTTCGCGGACGACGGGAGCCTGACCAGCTTCGTCCATGCCGACCAGGCCGATATCCATCCGGACGGCACCTGGCTGCTCGTCGGCGTGCTGCGAAAGACCATCGACGGCTCGGATTTCCAGACGGAGCGCCTGGCATCGCTGCCATGGCGCTCATTCGTATCGTCCGCACAGATCCAGCTATTGACGCTGCCGCCCGAAGCCATGCCGCCCGTGGCGCTCTTCCGCTATGTCCGCGACCTGGCGCGGAACCATCAGCAGGGATTGCGCTACGAGCAGGAACTCTGGCGCAAGATCAGCATCCCGCTGTCGATGATCGCGATGATCATGGCTTCGGCGCCGTTCGTCTTTGCGCCGCCGCGCGGCCAGAGCATTGGCCAGCAGATCA
This region of Aliidongia dinghuensis genomic DNA includes:
- the lptF gene encoding LPS export ABC transporter permease LptF, producing MIIHRYLISEIVKPLAAILGILAALFASYSAAGFLSDAVNGLLPIDILAEMIALKALISLEVLIPVSLFIAVVLAFGKLNGDSEFIAMFALQVTPGRVMRSVLMLSGGLAVLVAGLSLVARPWAYEALHELSRLAELTLDVDAMQAGTFYVGQNGSRVIFLMHRDGPASPARDVFVKRWHDGYAEIIHAKLGYQLAPAKSSGDPQILLSDAHIYELGTEERQTDRTMTASSIIVDPNRHDPAPPEYSSVAASSRDLAASAEPRDIAELQWRFSTPLSTLLLAMLGIPLSRVKPRQSKYEKFGTAILLYSGYYLICTSARTWVQHGVVPAFPGIWWAPGMLALVLLALTFAPGMGLRLRRRWA
- a CDS encoding acyl carrier protein, producing the protein MDTSVGDIRQIIFDTLRSSLHKLVELSDQTNIVNDLGLDSVAVMDFVMEIEDRLDISVPLDKIAEIETLGDLVFAVRGLKANA
- the spt gene encoding serine palmitoyltransferase, translated to MSLFHKFAPLRAAYDRLESAKSNPFNVAFDRVLSPTEARIGDREILLLGTNNYLGLTYDPAVIARAVEATEMFGTGTTGSRIANGSYDGHKRLERALADFYGRKHAMVFSTGYQANVGVLSALAGKNDHLLLDADCHASIYDGSRLGHAQVTRFRHNDPDDLANRLRRLGDTPGDKIVVVEGIYSMLGDAAPLREFAAVKREWGAYLVVDEAHSLGVLGQTGRGLAEAEAVEADVDFIVGTFSKSLGGVGGFCVGDMEGFDILRVVSRPYMFTASLPPSVIAAALEALHQLRTRPILRERLMDNARQFYYGLADLGFNLGPEPNPVVSAIMPDPETAFAFWSRLLDAGLYTNVSLPPATPKGLALLRSSVGAAHTPDQIDHALSLFAEVGRAMGLIAPARAEVRAAG
- the lptG gene encoding LPS export ABC transporter permease LptG → MLDISKREISRLAARLEPVWSALATPLDRYIATAAFRAFILVAGALTALFSLLEFVEQLASVGEGRYSLLDAFIYVLLTAPSRVLQVTPVSMLIGCLLALGAFGRNSELTALRSVGISESRIIGSVLKLAVPIILVLFLIAEFVVPPAQELAQTQRAAALSTSTTDRDYSSFWAQGEHQYLNVQRFRGSEGAEDIDIYAFADDGSLTSFVHADQADIHPDGTWLLVGVLRKTIDGSDFQTERLASLPWRSFVSSAQIQLLTLPPEAMPPVALFRYVRDLARNHQQGLRYEQELWRKISIPLSMIAMIMASAPFVFAPPRGQSIGQQITIGAIVGIVFSLFQQIAGHLDLLLDLNPAAAALVPSLLLMGLSVYLFRRAHR